In Haloarcula sp. H-GB4, a single genomic region encodes these proteins:
- the cysK gene encoding cysteine synthase A: MQSYAQRDDDDGTVAASVTDLIGDTPLVCLDSFAGNLLAKVEAANPYSVKDRVALYMVEAAAESGDLPDDGTVVEATSGNTGIGLAAVCAARGYDCVLTMPESMSEERRQLLSGFGADLELTPADGGMSGAIERANELADAPGTIRARQFENEANPRAHRETTGPEIWADTDGHVDTVVAGVGTGGTITGISEYIEEAVGADLTSVAVEPEQSKLLSADDPDSHDIQGIGPGFVPDILRRDLVDEVRTVSKAESIDATHRLASEEGIMVGISSGAALHAAAEYARKNPEETVVVILPDTGERYLSTDLWE, encoded by the coding sequence ATGCAGTCGTACGCCCAGCGAGATGATGATGACGGCACTGTCGCAGCTAGCGTGACTGACCTCATCGGCGACACGCCGCTGGTCTGTCTCGACAGTTTCGCAGGCAATCTGCTCGCGAAGGTCGAAGCGGCCAACCCCTACTCGGTGAAGGACCGCGTCGCGCTGTACATGGTTGAGGCGGCCGCCGAATCCGGGGACCTCCCCGACGACGGAACGGTCGTCGAAGCGACCAGTGGTAACACCGGCATCGGGCTGGCCGCTGTCTGTGCTGCACGGGGCTATGACTGCGTGCTGACGATGCCCGAATCGATGAGCGAGGAGCGCCGGCAGTTGCTCTCGGGATTCGGCGCGGACCTCGAACTCACACCGGCCGACGGCGGGATGAGCGGCGCAATCGAGCGCGCGAACGAACTCGCGGATGCGCCGGGCACTATCCGTGCCCGGCAGTTCGAGAACGAGGCGAACCCGCGGGCCCACCGCGAGACGACCGGCCCGGAAATCTGGGCTGATACCGACGGCCACGTAGACACGGTCGTCGCCGGCGTCGGGACCGGCGGCACAATCACCGGCATCTCGGAGTACATCGAGGAGGCGGTCGGTGCAGACCTCACCTCAGTTGCTGTTGAGCCGGAACAGTCCAAACTGCTCTCGGCGGACGACCCCGATAGCCACGATATCCAGGGCATCGGTCCCGGGTTCGTACCGGACATTCTCCGGCGTGACCTCGTCGATGAGGTTCGGACCGTGAGCAAGGCGGAATCTATCGACGCGACCCACCGACTTGCCAGCGAAGAGGGAATCATGGTTGGAATCTCCTCGGGTGCGGCGTTGCACGCGGCCGCCGAATATGCCCGAAAGAACCCCGAGGAAACGGTCGTCGTCATCCTGCCTGACACCGGCGAACGATACCTCTCGACGGATCTCTGGGAATAA
- a CDS encoding transcriptional regulator: MDQHEQPAETSGSSSERLDTLLRALAAEPRRMICTYLAEHDSATVTELTDVVVGWLKTRGRDACNWDDTRTALHHQHLPILDDAGIVTYDADQQTATLASLPPSATEILATITDLDPAETDHEG; encoded by the coding sequence ATGGATCAACACGAACAGCCTGCGGAGACATCGGGATCATCATCCGAGCGACTCGATACGCTCCTACGGGCGCTGGCAGCTGAGCCCCGACGGATGATATGCACCTACCTCGCCGAACACGATTCGGCCACAGTTACGGAACTCACTGATGTGGTCGTAGGCTGGCTCAAAACGCGTGGGCGGGACGCCTGCAACTGGGACGATACCCGCACTGCGCTCCACCACCAGCACCTCCCCATTCTCGATGACGCTGGCATCGTTACCTACGATGCTGACCAGCAGACGGCAACGCTGGCATCGCTGCCGCCGTCAGCGACCGAGATTCTTGCAACGATAACCGATCTGGATCCCGCTGAGACAGACCACGAAGGCTAA
- a CDS encoding translation initiation factor IF-2 subunit beta, producing MNYESALQRAYDVLPDQPREAGERLSIPDPEGQTDGAFTRLTNLEAIADAVSRDAQHLHRAIQREFGTNGQFDGGEARYNGSFDTSDFEAAIDAYVAEYVTCSECGLPDTVLKNEDGVDMLRCQACGAFRPVAKGASSNTQQDRPTLEEGETYEVKITGTGREGDGVAEKGKYTIFVSGAREGQVVEAYIESISGTLAFGRVA from the coding sequence ATGAACTACGAGTCCGCTCTACAGCGTGCGTACGACGTGCTACCAGACCAGCCCCGGGAAGCCGGTGAACGGCTCTCGATTCCGGACCCGGAAGGTCAGACAGACGGGGCGTTCACACGCCTGACAAACTTAGAGGCAATCGCTGACGCCGTCTCACGGGACGCACAGCACCTCCACCGGGCCATCCAGCGCGAGTTCGGGACCAACGGGCAGTTCGACGGCGGTGAAGCCCGTTACAACGGCTCGTTCGATACCAGCGATTTCGAGGCTGCCATTGACGCGTACGTCGCCGAGTACGTCACCTGTTCCGAGTGTGGCCTGCCCGACACCGTCCTCAAGAACGAGGACGGCGTCGATATGCTTCGCTGTCAGGCCTGTGGTGCGTTCCGCCCGGTTGCCAAGGGTGCGAGTTCGAACACACAGCAGGACCGACCGACGCTCGAAGAGGGCGAGACCTACGAGGTCAAGATCACCGGCACCGGCCGCGAGGGCGACGGCGTCGCCGAGAAAGGGAAGTACACAATCTTCGTCTCCGGAGCGCGCGAAGGCCAGGTTGTCGAAGCCTACATCGAGAGCATCAGCGGCACGCTGGCGTTCGGTCGAGTCGCCTGA
- a CDS encoding ATPase domain-containing protein, whose translation MFSSERQFVQLSSGISGLDSLLRGGLVEGRLYLVIGPPGTGKTLLGTQFLEAGLEAGDDVLFIHAEESASDLLANTAELGIDISDATFLDVGPDSEFFEEAESYDVVKPQDVEDGHLISDIREAIERVDPDRVLIDPITHFQYLEPTEYQFRKRVISFARFLQDRETTVLATKTPSNQMDSQLRSLSDGIISLSYGDEKAGRRIRLRKHRGIGQQDGSHGMEIRDSGVEVYPALEPEQRTRSFDPTQFSAGVPELDSLLDGGLERGTVTILSGPSGVGKSTTATEFLASAAADGSPALAYLFDESIDTFSHRCETFGIPLSELRDEGTLLVEEVESLALSPEEFANRVKTQSEERGAELVVIDGIAGYKNAIKRGQDDVELRRRLHALTQHLSRGNTAVILIDQRRDVTGLHEPTSENVSYLADNIVFENYIEVAGELQRVVGALKKRVGGFETVPRRFEITADGLQVGAPVSGMHGVFEGVPEQRGDNTNQSSTR comes from the coding sequence ATGTTCTCTTCCGAGCGGCAGTTCGTGCAGCTTTCTAGCGGTATTTCCGGCCTTGATTCGCTTCTCAGAGGTGGACTGGTAGAAGGGCGACTCTATCTCGTTATCGGGCCGCCCGGAACTGGCAAAACACTGCTTGGCACGCAGTTTCTCGAAGCAGGACTCGAAGCTGGCGACGACGTACTGTTCATTCATGCCGAAGAATCTGCTTCCGACCTGCTGGCGAACACTGCCGAACTCGGCATTGATATCAGCGACGCGACGTTTCTCGACGTTGGCCCCGACTCAGAGTTCTTCGAAGAGGCTGAGTCGTACGACGTTGTCAAACCCCAAGACGTCGAGGACGGCCACCTGATTTCGGATATCCGCGAGGCTATCGAGCGGGTCGACCCGGACCGCGTTCTCATCGACCCCATCACGCATTTCCAGTATCTTGAACCGACCGAGTACCAGTTTCGCAAGCGCGTCATCTCTTTCGCACGCTTCCTGCAGGACAGGGAGACGACCGTGCTGGCGACCAAGACGCCGAGCAATCAGATGGACAGCCAGCTCAGGTCGCTCAGCGACGGCATCATCTCGCTCAGCTACGGCGACGAGAAGGCAGGTCGACGGATTCGATTGCGCAAGCATCGCGGCATCGGCCAACAGGACGGCTCACACGGGATGGAAATCCGCGACTCCGGCGTCGAAGTGTATCCGGCGCTCGAACCGGAACAGCGGACGCGGTCGTTCGACCCCACGCAGTTTTCCGCGGGGGTTCCGGAACTGGATTCGCTCCTCGATGGGGGACTCGAACGCGGGACAGTGACGATTCTTAGTGGCCCCTCCGGTGTCGGCAAGTCGACGACAGCGACGGAGTTCCTGGCCTCCGCAGCGGCAGACGGGTCCCCGGCGCTCGCGTACCTGTTCGACGAGTCAATCGACACGTTCAGCCACCGCTGTGAGACGTTCGGGATACCACTCTCGGAGTTACGTGACGAGGGGACACTTCTCGTCGAGGAGGTCGAATCGCTGGCGCTGTCGCCCGAGGAGTTCGCGAACCGCGTCAAGACCCAGTCCGAGGAGCGGGGGGCCGAACTCGTCGTTATCGACGGCATCGCAGGCTACAAGAACGCGATCAAGCGCGGCCAAGACGACGTGGAACTGCGTCGGCGACTCCACGCCCTGACACAGCATCTCTCTCGCGGGAACACGGCCGTAATCCTGATTGACCAGCGAAGAGACGTGACCGGGTTGCACGAGCCGACGAGCGAGAACGTCAGCTACCTCGCTGACAACATCGTCTTCGAGAACTACATCGAGGTTGCGGGCGAACTCCAGCGCGTCGTCGGCGCACTGAAAAAGCGCGTCGGCGGGTTCGAGACAGTCCCGCGCCGATTCGAAATAACGGCCGACGGCCTACAGGTCGGTGCCCCCGTCTCAGGGATGCACGGCGTGTTCGAGGGCGTTCCCGAACAGCGCGGCGACAACACCAATCAGTCGTCCACTCGCTAA
- a CDS encoding TIGR00300 family protein, with protein MTVSREVELEGHIIDSGMMQSCFGIIMDLGGSFSVQEFDIGRHKDEESYARMLVEADDEAQLQSIVHELHQHGVNPSDPKDATLVPAPDDQVVPHGFYSTTNHPTFIRHNGEWIEVEDVEMDCAVVVEDGDSPRAYTKVLNAIEEGDMVVTDETGIKVQPPERPRDSGGAFGFMQGGVSSERPSESTIRKIANAIEETKKEGGKVMAVCGPALIHSGAREDLARLVREGYVDMLSAGNGFAVHDIERDIYGTSLGMDTESLDHPRHGHKHHIYTISEVIREGGIEEAVESGTIESGVMYECIDNDRPFVLAGSIRDDGPLPDTITDAVEAQNAIREQAHEADMVLMLSTLLHSVAVGNCLPSTTRVVCVDINPATVTQLLDRGSAQAVGMVTDIGTFVPILARQLLGED; from the coding sequence ATGACCGTCTCTCGCGAAGTCGAGCTAGAGGGCCACATCATCGACTCCGGGATGATGCAGTCCTGTTTCGGTATCATCATGGATCTGGGCGGTTCCTTCTCCGTCCAAGAGTTCGATATCGGCCGCCACAAAGACGAGGAGTCCTACGCCCGAATGCTCGTCGAAGCCGACGATGAGGCCCAACTACAGTCGATCGTCCACGAACTCCACCAGCACGGCGTCAACCCCTCAGACCCGAAAGACGCCACGCTCGTCCCCGCGCCCGACGACCAAGTCGTCCCACATGGCTTCTACTCGACGACGAACCATCCGACGTTCATCCGCCACAACGGCGAGTGGATAGAAGTCGAGGACGTGGAGATGGACTGCGCTGTGGTTGTCGAAGACGGTGACTCCCCCCGGGCCTACACGAAAGTTCTCAACGCCATCGAAGAGGGCGACATGGTCGTCACCGACGAAACGGGCATCAAGGTCCAGCCGCCGGAGCGGCCCCGTGACTCAGGTGGCGCGTTCGGCTTCATGCAAGGTGGCGTCTCCTCGGAGCGGCCGTCAGAGTCGACAATCCGCAAAATCGCAAACGCGATCGAGGAGACGAAAAAAGAGGGCGGCAAGGTGATGGCGGTCTGTGGGCCGGCGCTCATCCACTCCGGGGCACGTGAGGACCTCGCTCGCCTTGTCCGAGAGGGCTACGTCGACATGCTCTCGGCCGGCAACGGCTTTGCAGTCCACGACATCGAGCGGGATATCTACGGCACGTCGCTCGGGATGGATACCGAAAGCCTTGATCACCCCCGCCACGGCCACAAACACCACATCTACACCATCAGCGAGGTCATCCGCGAGGGCGGCATCGAGGAGGCCGTCGAGTCCGGAACCATCGAGTCTGGCGTCATGTACGAGTGTATCGATAACGACCGTCCGTTCGTGCTCGCGGGATCGATCCGCGACGACGGCCCGCTCCCAGACACGATTACCGACGCCGTCGAGGCCCAGAACGCCATCCGAGAGCAGGCCCACGAAGCCGACATGGTGCTGATGCTCTCGACCCTGCTGCACTCGGTCGCCGTCGGAAACTGCCTCCCCTCGACGACACGGGTCGTCTGCGTCGACATCAACCCCGCGACGGTGACACAACTCCTTGATCGCGGCTCCGCACAGGCAGTCGGGATGGTCACCGATATCGGTACCTTTGTCCCGATTCTGGCGAGACAGTTGCTTGGCGAGGACTAG
- a CDS encoding DICT sensory domain-containing protein has protein sequence MTVSTLLRRFEGSDVAMTVYGPPASTTIVERLAGQGIDATWRKLPTGHKDAFVVIRRDGAFAETVPLTILQAFLCKPTIGSDERGPPDSDPGRQLLYSALANTLLSSLTPAQLLETSHEFEDRAYRVGEGTLRVSFQSLSIFRSQRARYETLASDTALDIHVYGQADWDPPTIPGITFHPLTDTALEQVWLLAFDAAGDDQNKCALVAEETVDGPFRGLWTYSPRLVDDIMTAVVAVEE, from the coding sequence ATGACAGTCAGCACGCTCCTCCGACGGTTTGAGGGCTCGGACGTAGCGATGACTGTGTACGGTCCGCCTGCATCGACAACTATAGTTGAGCGTCTAGCAGGCCAGGGAATCGACGCCACGTGGCGGAAACTCCCGACCGGCCACAAAGATGCGTTCGTCGTCATCCGTCGGGATGGCGCGTTCGCAGAGACAGTCCCACTCACCATCCTGCAGGCGTTCCTGTGCAAGCCGACGATCGGTTCCGACGAACGCGGACCGCCTGACAGTGACCCGGGCCGACAGTTGCTCTACTCGGCACTCGCAAACACGCTCCTCTCATCGCTCACACCGGCACAGTTGCTCGAAACGTCCCACGAGTTCGAGGACAGAGCCTACCGCGTCGGGGAGGGAACCCTTCGAGTGAGCTTCCAGTCGCTGTCGATTTTCCGCTCTCAGCGCGCCCGGTATGAGACGCTTGCCAGCGACACGGCCCTCGACATTCACGTGTACGGACAGGCGGACTGGGATCCGCCGACGATTCCCGGAATCACGTTCCATCCGCTCACAGACACCGCCCTCGAACAGGTGTGGTTGCTGGCGTTCGACGCCGCCGGTGACGACCAGAACAAGTGTGCGCTCGTTGCTGAGGAAACAGTTGACGGACCGTTCCGGGGCCTCTGGACGTACAGCCCGCGACTGGTCGACGATATCATGACCGCAGTTGTCGCTGTCGAGGAGTAG
- a CDS encoding PAS domain S-box protein, with product MADIQLLLAGDGNRDALASVVAEHHTAITDGEFREADLHIVDESSFPQYREAIEQYKHRADPVFCPVILVRREETPGRIDLPDIDAAEQPLVVDDIMTVPLDTQALFRTIANLLARRSHTEDLAKNLREQHNELRRFRNAVEHGGHAILITNTYGIIEYVNPAFEELTGFSAEEAIGRTPRILKSGEQGEQFYEQLWDTICRGEVWTSEIVNERKSGERFIINQTIAPIQDADGTIQGFVGIQDEITGRRLREQQLTVFHRILRHNLRNNGTTISGRADILSELVDDDDALAHLETIKRNVQSLLDISEKAHHVQELLADSLTDDVERELETALGDITDGLAAAYPDAEFVVEVDSLPSSTIDAKVVPALQELIENGIKHSDASAPRVTIRAKRHDTTATVTISDNGPGVPDQERQVIEAAEEKPLEHGSGLGLWFAYWLISYIGGDIDIQTHSDGTSISVMMPVR from the coding sequence ATGGCCGACATCCAGTTACTGCTGGCCGGCGATGGCAACCGGGACGCACTCGCCTCCGTCGTCGCCGAACACCACACGGCGATCACGGACGGCGAGTTCCGGGAGGCAGACCTCCACATCGTCGACGAGTCGTCGTTTCCGCAATACAGAGAAGCGATAGAGCAGTACAAACATCGGGCAGATCCGGTGTTCTGCCCCGTGATTCTGGTCCGTCGCGAGGAGACTCCGGGCAGGATCGATCTCCCCGATATCGACGCGGCCGAACAGCCACTCGTCGTCGACGATATCATGACAGTGCCGCTGGACACGCAGGCACTCTTCCGAACCATCGCGAACCTCCTCGCGCGGCGCAGTCACACCGAGGACCTTGCTAAAAACCTCAGGGAGCAACACAACGAACTCCGGCGGTTCAGAAACGCTGTCGAGCACGGAGGGCACGCGATTCTGATAACAAACACGTACGGCATCATCGAGTACGTTAATCCGGCGTTCGAGGAGTTAACTGGATTCAGTGCCGAAGAAGCAATCGGTCGGACGCCGCGGATACTCAAGTCCGGCGAACAGGGCGAACAGTTCTACGAACAGCTCTGGGACACGATTTGCCGTGGCGAGGTCTGGACGAGCGAAATTGTAAACGAGCGAAAGTCCGGAGAGCGATTCATTATCAACCAGACCATCGCCCCGATTCAGGACGCAGACGGGACGATCCAAGGGTTTGTTGGGATTCAGGACGAAATTACCGGTCGTCGGCTACGTGAGCAACAGCTCACCGTTTTTCACCGGATACTCCGACATAATCTCCGTAACAACGGAACGACGATCAGCGGACGTGCGGATATTCTCTCAGAACTAGTCGACGACGATGACGCGCTCGCCCATCTTGAGACCATCAAAAGAAACGTTCAGTCCCTGCTCGATATCAGCGAGAAAGCCCACCACGTGCAGGAACTGCTCGCGGACTCACTGACTGACGATGTCGAGCGCGAACTCGAAACTGCCCTCGGTGATATCACAGACGGACTGGCTGCAGCATACCCCGACGCCGAGTTCGTCGTCGAGGTCGATTCACTCCCGTCATCGACGATAGATGCAAAGGTTGTTCCGGCGTTGCAGGAACTCATCGAGAACGGTATCAAGCACTCCGACGCATCGGCACCGCGAGTGACCATCCGGGCGAAGCGCCACGACACGACAGCGACAGTGACGATTTCAGACAATGGACCAGGCGTCCCGGACCAGGAGCGCCAGGTCATCGAAGCAGCGGAAGAAAAGCCGCTTGAACACGGGTCCGGGCTGGGGCTGTGGTTCGCGTACTGGCTTATCAGCTACATCGGTGGCGATATCGACATTCAGACCCATAGTGACGGGACGAGTATTTCCGTGATGATGCCCGTGCGGTGA
- a CDS encoding SOS response-associated peptidase has protein sequence MCGRYSLFSPREEIETRFDAEFSVDHESRYNAAPSQDLPVITDESPGTIQRMEWGLIPTWADNRTDHGHINARAETLTEKRSFAEAYESRRCLVPADGFYEWVETSGGKQPYRVALPDDDLFAMAGLYERWEPPQRQAGLGEFGASGGDSGGEDDIVESFTIVTTEPNEAVADLHHRMAVILAPSEESTWLHGSADDVGTLLDPYDGPMQTYPISSAVNSPANDSSELIEPVG, from the coding sequence ATGTGTGGCCGCTACAGTTTGTTCTCCCCCCGCGAAGAAATTGAGACGCGATTCGACGCCGAGTTTTCCGTCGACCACGAGTCTCGATACAACGCCGCTCCGAGTCAGGACCTGCCGGTCATCACCGACGAGTCGCCCGGGACAATCCAGCGGATGGAGTGGGGCCTGATTCCGACTTGGGCCGACAACCGAACGGACCACGGGCACATCAACGCCCGCGCCGAGACCTTGACCGAGAAACGCTCGTTCGCCGAGGCCTACGAGTCCCGGCGCTGTCTGGTCCCCGCTGATGGGTTCTACGAGTGGGTCGAGACGAGCGGCGGCAAGCAACCGTACCGCGTGGCGCTGCCGGACGACGACCTGTTTGCGATGGCGGGGCTGTACGAGCGATGGGAGCCGCCACAGCGACAGGCCGGGCTGGGCGAGTTCGGTGCAAGCGGCGGCGATTCGGGTGGAGAAGACGATATCGTCGAGTCGTTCACGATTGTGACGACCGAACCGAACGAGGCCGTTGCCGACCTCCATCACCGGATGGCCGTCATTCTGGCCCCCTCAGAGGAGTCGACGTGGCTGCACGGCAGCGCCGACGACGTGGGCACACTGCTTGACCCGTACGACGGGCCCATGCAGACCTATCCGATTTCGTCAGCGGTCAACAGCCCCGCCAACGACTCATCAGAACTCATCGAACCGGTCGGATAG
- a CDS encoding thiamine pyrophosphate-binding protein, translated as MRVSLAVVDRLVANGIDTVFGIPGKQSLPLNEAIGNRDDIRFVVARHETAVSHQAWGYAETSGEIASTVVVPGPGDMNAMNGLKNALNDCTPLVHFAIETEPALRGGDAIHETPPDTYDNVVKENILLKNPETTAATIDRAVQIAQTPPKGPVRVGLPKNYLQMDVPLAGASTPSAPSASTVPEQEVSTAAEHLLTAERPLILAGGGVRASGGTAALRSLAERIDAPVVTTYKGKGVLSEDHDLSAGVLAGSASPELLDCLADSDAVLAVGSDLDAHGTRGWSVELPETLVHVTIDADDLGTGYDPTVGILADAADAMTAIEDRIAAADIAPASKADGTDRAQAVRAATARRIEPLVDSEPPLTSVHVLQLLRDVLPSDAITAADAGGFRVWALNTFEAHGPRSYVNPGSWATMGTGLPSAIGAQLANPDTPVVALTGDGGLMMCVHELHTAVAENLPITVVVLNNDDYAIISEEAGRSYDLDHQAYGWDRTPIDFGTVAAGMGMEAMQADTPSEIRAAVREAVQTDAPTLVEVRTDPAEPQASEWMRE; from the coding sequence ATGCGCGTTAGTCTGGCGGTGGTAGACCGTCTCGTCGCGAACGGCATCGATACCGTCTTCGGAATCCCGGGGAAGCAGTCCCTCCCGCTGAACGAGGCCATCGGCAACCGGGACGACATCCGATTCGTCGTAGCCCGACACGAAACTGCGGTCTCACATCAGGCCTGGGGCTATGCAGAAACGAGCGGGGAGATAGCGAGCACGGTTGTCGTCCCCGGCCCGGGCGATATGAACGCGATGAACGGCCTGAAAAACGCGCTGAACGACTGCACGCCGCTGGTGCATTTCGCCATCGAAACCGAGCCGGCGCTCCGGGGCGGCGATGCGATTCACGAAACACCACCGGACACCTACGACAACGTCGTCAAAGAGAACATATTACTGAAAAACCCCGAAACGACAGCGGCGACAATCGACCGGGCAGTACAGATCGCGCAAACACCCCCGAAGGGCCCAGTCAGAGTCGGGCTTCCGAAGAATTATCTACAGATGGATGTCCCGCTCGCCGGTGCAAGCACACCGTCGGCTCCGTCCGCAAGCACCGTCCCGGAGCAAGAGGTTTCGACAGCCGCCGAGCACCTGCTCACGGCCGAGCGGCCGCTTATTCTGGCCGGTGGTGGTGTGCGAGCGTCGGGTGGGACGGCGGCGCTCCGAAGCCTCGCCGAGCGAATCGACGCGCCCGTCGTAACGACGTACAAAGGCAAAGGCGTGCTCTCGGAGGACCACGACCTCAGTGCCGGCGTGTTGGCTGGAAGCGCGAGCCCGGAGCTACTGGACTGTCTCGCCGACTCCGATGCCGTGCTCGCCGTCGGCTCCGATCTTGACGCACATGGAACACGCGGGTGGTCCGTCGAACTGCCTGAGACGCTCGTTCACGTCACCATTGACGCTGACGACCTCGGCACGGGCTATGACCCGACCGTCGGCATCCTCGCAGATGCCGCGGACGCGATGACAGCGATTGAGGACAGAATCGCGGCGGCTGACATCGCTCCCGCTTCAAAGGCGGACGGCACCGACCGCGCACAGGCTGTCCGTGCTGCCACTGCGCGTCGAATCGAACCGCTCGTCGACTCGGAACCACCGCTCACCTCCGTCCATGTGCTGCAACTCCTTCGAGACGTACTCCCTTCGGACGCCATCACAGCCGCCGACGCCGGTGGATTTCGCGTCTGGGCGCTGAACACGTTCGAGGCGCACGGACCACGCAGCTACGTCAACCCCGGGTCGTGGGCGACGATGGGAACCGGACTACCGTCGGCGATTGGGGCACAGCTAGCGAATCCGGACACGCCGGTCGTTGCACTGACCGGTGATGGTGGCCTCATGATGTGCGTCCACGAGCTTCATACTGCGGTCGCTGAGAATCTCCCAATTACCGTCGTTGTCCTCAACAACGACGATTACGCGATTATCAGCGAGGAGGCCGGGCGCAGCTACGATCTCGACCACCAGGCGTACGGATGGGACAGGACGCCGATCGATTTCGGAACTGTCGCTGCCGGGATGGGGATGGAAGCCATGCAAGCCGACACACCGTCCGAGATCCGCGCGGCGGTTCGTGAAGCGGTGCAGACGGACGCGCCGACGCTCGTTGAGGTCAGGACCGACCCGGCGGAGCCACAGGCAAGCGAGTGGATGCGCGAGTAG